One genomic region from Equus asinus isolate D_3611 breed Donkey chromosome 10, EquAss-T2T_v2, whole genome shotgun sequence encodes:
- the CIZ1 gene encoding cip1-interacting zinc finger protein isoform X10, which translates to MFNQQQQLQQQQFQQLQQQQLQQQQQMQQQQLLQLQQLLQQSPPQAPLPMAVSRGLPQQQPQQQLLNLQGTNSASLFNGSMLQRALLLQQLQGLDQFAMPPAAYDSAGLPMPTATLGNLRSYSLATPNLTAPSLPAPPLATPNLQQFFPQATRQSLLGPPPVGVPINPSQLNLSGRTPQKQARTPSSTTPNRKDSSSQTMPVEDKSDPPEGSEEATEPQTDTPEDQDTSPSPDGITKEKGTPAPEPESCEASEPPAKRSKSSEGPTEKGPPGQLQAKVQPQARMTAPKQTQTPELLPEPQEARVQPRFQPRVLQIQAQVQPQTQLQMPPVDVQVQPKLQKQAQTQTSPEHLVLQQVQLKLQKQAEPQKQVQSQMQPQAHSKPPRQAEPQKQVQPQMQPQAHSQPPRQAQPQLQKQAQTQTYPQAQAEAQPRVQPLEQPREQPPMQLPVQPLDQTQGQPQTQSQVSLPASEQTPVLVHSTVLETPPDTVEARAGLEEASPEPAGAQVSMEESQEELTSGLDVGECEKRAREMLGMWGAGGSLKVTILQSSDSRAFSTVSLAPGPRSGDSTSAAPAAASAPSKQALQFFCYICKANCSSQQEFQDHMSGAQHQQRLGEIQHMSQACLLSLLPVPRDVLEREDEEPPPRRWCNTCQVYYVGDLIQHRRTQDHKIAKQSLRPFCTICNRYFKTPRKFVEHVKSQGHKDKVKELKMLEKEIAGQDEDHFITVDAVGCFEGDEEEEDDDDEEEEEIEVEEEFCKQVRSRDISIEEWKGSETYSPNTAYGVDFLVPVMGYICRICHKFYHSNSGAQLSHCKTLAHFENLQKYKKAKNPSPTSRPVSRRCAINARNALTALFTSGGRPPSQPSAQDTAKTSSKVTARPPLPQPPLPRRSTRLKT; encoded by the exons ATGTTCAACCAGCAGCAGCAACTCCAGCAGCAGCAGTTCCAGCaattgcagcagcagcagctccagcaGCAGCAACAGATGCAACAGCAGCAGTTGCTGCAGCTCCAGCAGCTGCTCCAGCAGTCCCCTCCGCAGGCCCCACTGCCCATGGCTGTCAGCCG GGGGCTCCCCCAGCAGCAACCCCAGCAGCAGCTTCTGAATCTCCAGGGCACCAACTCGGCCTCCCTCTTCAATGGTTCCATGCTCCAGAGAGCTTTGCTTCTGCAGCAGTTGCAAG GACTGGACCAGTTTGCAATGCCACCAGCCGCATATGACAGTGCCGGTCTCCCCATGCCCACAGCAACATTGG GTAACCTCCGCAGCTACAGCCTGGCAACTCCGAACCTGACggcccccagcctcccagccccgCCGCTGGCCACCCCAAATCTGCAGCAGTTCTTTCCCCAGGCCACTCGGCAGTCTCTGCTGGGCCCCCCTCCTGTTGGGGTCCCCATAAACCCCTCCCAACTCAACCTTTCAGGGCGGACCCCCCAGAAACAGGCCCGGaccccctcctccaccacccctAATCGCAAG GATTCTTCTTCTCAGACGATGCCTGTGGAAGACAAGTCAGACCCCCCAGAGGGGTCTGAGGAAGCCACAGAACCCCAAACAGACACACCAGAAG ACCAAGATACCTCTCCCAGCCCAGATGGCATCACTAAGGAAAAAGGCACTCCAGCACCTGAGCCCGAGTCTTGTGAGGCATCTGAGCCACCAGCCAAGAGGTCAAAGAG CTCAGAGGGGCCCACAGAGAAGGGACCCCCAGGGCAGCTGCAGGCAAAGGTCCAGCCACAGGCCCGGATGACGGCACCGAAGCAGACACAGACCCCTGAGCTGCTGCCTGAGCCCCAGGAAGCCCGAGTGCAGCCACGTTTCCAGCCACGGGTTCTGCAGATCCAGGCCCAGGTGCAGCCACAGACTCAGCTACAGATGCCACCAGTGGATGTCCAGGTGCAGCCAAAGCTGCAGAAGCAGGCACAGACACAGACCTCTCCAGAGCACTTAGTGCTGCAGCAGGTGCAGCTGAAGCTGCAGAAGCAGGCAGAGCCACAGAAGCAGGTGCAGTCACAGATGCAGCCACAGGCACATTCAAAGCCCCCAAGGCAGGCTGAGCCACAGAAGCAGGTGCAGCCACAGATGCAGCCACAGGCACATTCACAGCCCCCAAGGCAGGCTCAGCCACAGCTGCAGAAGCAGGCACAGACGCAGACGTATCCACAGGCCCAGGCAGAAGCACAGCCAAGGGTTCAGCCACTGGAGCAGCCACGGGAGCAACCTCCAATGCAGTTGCCAGTGCAGCCACTGGACCAGACCCAGGGGCAGCCTCAGACCCAGTCACAGGTGTCATTGCCAGCATCAGAGCAAACACCGGTTCTGGTTCATTCCACAGTGCTGGAGACACCTCCTGACACAGTAGAAGCTAGAGCAG GCCTGGAGGAGGCCTCGCCGGAGCCAGCAGGTGCCCAGGTCAGCATGGAGGAGAGCCAGGAGGAGTTGACCAGTGGCCTGGATGTGGGAGAATGTgaaaaaagagcaagagagatGCTAGGG ATGTGGGGTGCTGGGGGCTCCCTGAAGGTCACCATCCTGCAGAGCAGTGACAGCCGGGCCTTCAGCACCGTCTCCCTCGCACCCGGGCCGCGTTCTGGGGACTCCACCTCCGCTGCCCCCGCCGCCGCCAGCGCGCCCTCTAAGCAGGCCCTCCAGTTCTTCTGCTACATCTGCAAGGCCAACTGCAGCAGCCAGCAG GAGTTCCAGGACCACATGTCGGGGGCCCAGCACCAGCAGAGGCTCGGGGAGATCCAGCATATGAGCCAAGCCTGCCTCCTGTCCCTGCTGCCTGTGCCCCGGGATGTCCTGGAGAGAGAGGACGA AGAGCCCCCACCGAGGCGCTGGTGCAACACCTGCCAGGTCTACTACGTGGGGGACCTGATCCAGCACCGCAGGACACAGGACCACAAG ATTGCCAAACAATCGCTGCGACCTTTCTGCACTATTTGCAACCGCTACTTCAAGACCCCCCGCAAGTTTGTGGAGCATGTGAAGTCCCAGGGGCACAAGGATAAAGTCAAGGAG CTGAAGATGCTTGAGAAGGAGATAGCTGGCCAAGATGAGGACCACTTCATCACGGTGGATGCCGTGGGCTGCTTTGAGGGTGATGAAGAAGAGGAGGACGACGATGACGAGGAAGAAGAAGAGATCGAGGTTGAGGAGGAATTCTGCAAGCAG GTGAGGTCCAGAGATATATCCATAGAGGAGTGGAAAGGCTCGGAGACCTACAGCCCCAACACCGCATATG GTGTGGACTTCCTGGTGCCCGTGATGGGGTATATCTGCCGCATCTGCCATAAGTTCTACCACAGCAACTCGGGGGCGCAGCTCTCCCACTGCAAGACCTTGGCCCACTTCGAGAACCTGCAG AAATACAAGAAGGCCAAgaaccccagccccacctccaggcctgtGAGCCGCCGGTGTGCGATCAATGCCCGCAACGCCTTGACTGCTCTGTTCACCTCTGGTGGCCGCCCGCCCAGCCAGCCCAGCGCCCAGGACACAGCAAAAACCTCCAGCAAGGTGACGGCCCGGCCCCCTCTACCTCAGCCCCCACTGCCCCGGCGCTCGACCCGCCTCAAAACCTGA
- the CIZ1 gene encoding cip1-interacting zinc finger protein isoform X11 has translation MFNQQQQLQQQQFQQLQQQQLQQQQQMQQQQLLQLQQLLQQSPPQAPLPMAVSRGLPQQQPQQQLLNLQGTNSASLFNGSMLQRALLLQQLQGLDQFAMPPAAYDSAGLPMPTATLGNLRSYSLATPNLTAPSLPAPPLATPNLQQFFPQATRQSLLGPPPVGVPINPSQLNLSGRTPQKQARTPSSTTPNRKTMPVEDKSDPPEGSEEATEPQTDTPEDQDTSPSPDGITKEKGTPAPEPESCEASEPPAKRSKSSEGPTEKGPPGQLQAKVQPQARMTAPKQTQTPELLPEPQEARVQPRFQPRVLQIQAQVQPQTQLQMPPVDVQVQPKLQKQAQTQTSPEHLVLQQVQLKLQKQAEPQKQVQSQMQPQAHSKPPRQAEPQKQVQPQMQPQAHSQPPRQAQPQLQKQAQTQTYPQAQAEAQPRVQPLEQPREQPPMQLPVQPLDQTQGQPQTQSQVSLPASEQTPVLVHSTVLETPPDTVEARAGLEEASPEPAGAQVSMEESQEELTSGLDVGECEKRAREMLGMWGAGGSLKVTILQSSDSRAFSTVSLAPGPRSGDSTSAAPAAASAPSKQALQFFCYICKANCSSQQEFQDHMSGAQHQQRLGEIQHMSQACLLSLLPVPRDVLEREDEEPPPRRWCNTCQVYYVGDLIQHRRTQDHKIAKQSLRPFCTICNRYFKTPRKFVEHVKSQGHKDKVKELKMLEKEIAGQDEDHFITVDAVGCFEGDEEEEDDDDEEEEEIEVEEEFCKQVRSRDISIEEWKGSETYSPNTAYGVDFLVPVMGYICRICHKFYHSNSGAQLSHCKTLAHFENLQKYKKAKNPSPTSRPVSRRCAINARNALTALFTSGGRPPSQPSAQDTAKTSSKVTARPPLPQPPLPRRSTRLKT, from the exons ATGTTCAACCAGCAGCAGCAACTCCAGCAGCAGCAGTTCCAGCaattgcagcagcagcagctccagcaGCAGCAACAGATGCAACAGCAGCAGTTGCTGCAGCTCCAGCAGCTGCTCCAGCAGTCCCCTCCGCAGGCCCCACTGCCCATGGCTGTCAGCCG GGGGCTCCCCCAGCAGCAACCCCAGCAGCAGCTTCTGAATCTCCAGGGCACCAACTCGGCCTCCCTCTTCAATGGTTCCATGCTCCAGAGAGCTTTGCTTCTGCAGCAGTTGCAAG GACTGGACCAGTTTGCAATGCCACCAGCCGCATATGACAGTGCCGGTCTCCCCATGCCCACAGCAACATTGG GTAACCTCCGCAGCTACAGCCTGGCAACTCCGAACCTGACggcccccagcctcccagccccgCCGCTGGCCACCCCAAATCTGCAGCAGTTCTTTCCCCAGGCCACTCGGCAGTCTCTGCTGGGCCCCCCTCCTGTTGGGGTCCCCATAAACCCCTCCCAACTCAACCTTTCAGGGCGGACCCCCCAGAAACAGGCCCGGaccccctcctccaccacccctAATCGCAAG ACGATGCCTGTGGAAGACAAGTCAGACCCCCCAGAGGGGTCTGAGGAAGCCACAGAACCCCAAACAGACACACCAGAAG ACCAAGATACCTCTCCCAGCCCAGATGGCATCACTAAGGAAAAAGGCACTCCAGCACCTGAGCCCGAGTCTTGTGAGGCATCTGAGCCACCAGCCAAGAGGTCAAAGAG CTCAGAGGGGCCCACAGAGAAGGGACCCCCAGGGCAGCTGCAGGCAAAGGTCCAGCCACAGGCCCGGATGACGGCACCGAAGCAGACACAGACCCCTGAGCTGCTGCCTGAGCCCCAGGAAGCCCGAGTGCAGCCACGTTTCCAGCCACGGGTTCTGCAGATCCAGGCCCAGGTGCAGCCACAGACTCAGCTACAGATGCCACCAGTGGATGTCCAGGTGCAGCCAAAGCTGCAGAAGCAGGCACAGACACAGACCTCTCCAGAGCACTTAGTGCTGCAGCAGGTGCAGCTGAAGCTGCAGAAGCAGGCAGAGCCACAGAAGCAGGTGCAGTCACAGATGCAGCCACAGGCACATTCAAAGCCCCCAAGGCAGGCTGAGCCACAGAAGCAGGTGCAGCCACAGATGCAGCCACAGGCACATTCACAGCCCCCAAGGCAGGCTCAGCCACAGCTGCAGAAGCAGGCACAGACGCAGACGTATCCACAGGCCCAGGCAGAAGCACAGCCAAGGGTTCAGCCACTGGAGCAGCCACGGGAGCAACCTCCAATGCAGTTGCCAGTGCAGCCACTGGACCAGACCCAGGGGCAGCCTCAGACCCAGTCACAGGTGTCATTGCCAGCATCAGAGCAAACACCGGTTCTGGTTCATTCCACAGTGCTGGAGACACCTCCTGACACAGTAGAAGCTAGAGCAG GCCTGGAGGAGGCCTCGCCGGAGCCAGCAGGTGCCCAGGTCAGCATGGAGGAGAGCCAGGAGGAGTTGACCAGTGGCCTGGATGTGGGAGAATGTgaaaaaagagcaagagagatGCTAGGG ATGTGGGGTGCTGGGGGCTCCCTGAAGGTCACCATCCTGCAGAGCAGTGACAGCCGGGCCTTCAGCACCGTCTCCCTCGCACCCGGGCCGCGTTCTGGGGACTCCACCTCCGCTGCCCCCGCCGCCGCCAGCGCGCCCTCTAAGCAGGCCCTCCAGTTCTTCTGCTACATCTGCAAGGCCAACTGCAGCAGCCAGCAG GAGTTCCAGGACCACATGTCGGGGGCCCAGCACCAGCAGAGGCTCGGGGAGATCCAGCATATGAGCCAAGCCTGCCTCCTGTCCCTGCTGCCTGTGCCCCGGGATGTCCTGGAGAGAGAGGACGA AGAGCCCCCACCGAGGCGCTGGTGCAACACCTGCCAGGTCTACTACGTGGGGGACCTGATCCAGCACCGCAGGACACAGGACCACAAG ATTGCCAAACAATCGCTGCGACCTTTCTGCACTATTTGCAACCGCTACTTCAAGACCCCCCGCAAGTTTGTGGAGCATGTGAAGTCCCAGGGGCACAAGGATAAAGTCAAGGAG CTGAAGATGCTTGAGAAGGAGATAGCTGGCCAAGATGAGGACCACTTCATCACGGTGGATGCCGTGGGCTGCTTTGAGGGTGATGAAGAAGAGGAGGACGACGATGACGAGGAAGAAGAAGAGATCGAGGTTGAGGAGGAATTCTGCAAGCAG GTGAGGTCCAGAGATATATCCATAGAGGAGTGGAAAGGCTCGGAGACCTACAGCCCCAACACCGCATATG GTGTGGACTTCCTGGTGCCCGTGATGGGGTATATCTGCCGCATCTGCCATAAGTTCTACCACAGCAACTCGGGGGCGCAGCTCTCCCACTGCAAGACCTTGGCCCACTTCGAGAACCTGCAG AAATACAAGAAGGCCAAgaaccccagccccacctccaggcctgtGAGCCGCCGGTGTGCGATCAATGCCCGCAACGCCTTGACTGCTCTGTTCACCTCTGGTGGCCGCCCGCCCAGCCAGCCCAGCGCCCAGGACACAGCAAAAACCTCCAGCAAGGTGACGGCCCGGCCCCCTCTACCTCAGCCCCCACTGCCCCGGCGCTCGACCCGCCTCAAAACCTGA
- the CIZ1 gene encoding cip1-interacting zinc finger protein isoform X13, protein MFNQQQQLQQQQFQQLQQQQLQQQQQMQQQQLLQLQQLLQQSPPQAPLPMAVSRGLPQQQPQQQLLNLQGTNSASLFNGSMLQRALLLQQLQGNLRSYSLATPNLTAPSLPAPPLATPNLQQFFPQATRQSLLGPPPVGVPINPSQLNLSGRTPQKQARTPSSTTPNRKDSSSQTMPVEDKSDPPEGSEEATEPQTDTPEDQDTSPSPDGITKEKGTPAPEPESCEASEPPAKRSKSSEGPTEKGPPGQLQAKVQPQARMTAPKQTQTPELLPEPQEARVQPRFQPRVLQIQAQVQPQTQLQMPPVDVQVQPKLQKQAQTQTSPEHLVLQQVQLKLQKQAEPQKQVQSQMQPQAHSKPPRQAEPQKQVQPQMQPQAHSQPPRQAQPQLQKQAQTQTYPQAQAEAQPRVQPLEQPREQPPMQLPVQPLDQTQGQPQTQSQVSLPASEQTPVLVHSTVLETPPDTVEARAGLEEASPEPAGAQVSMEESQEELTSGLDVGECEKRAREMLGMWGAGGSLKVTILQSSDSRAFSTVSLAPGPRSGDSTSAAPAAASAPSKQALQFFCYICKANCSSQQEFQDHMSGAQHQQRLGEIQHMSQACLLSLLPVPRDVLEREDEEPPPRRWCNTCQVYYVGDLIQHRRTQDHKIAKQSLRPFCTICNRYFKTPRKFVEHVKSQGHKDKVKELKMLEKEIAGQDEDHFITVDAVGCFEGDEEEEDDDDEEEEEIEVEEEFCKQVRSRDISIEEWKGSETYSPNTAYGVDFLVPVMGYICRICHKFYHSNSGAQLSHCKTLAHFENLQKYKKAKNPSPTSRPVSRRCAINARNALTALFTSGGRPPSQPSAQDTAKTSSKVTARPPLPQPPLPRRSTRLKT, encoded by the exons ATGTTCAACCAGCAGCAGCAACTCCAGCAGCAGCAGTTCCAGCaattgcagcagcagcagctccagcaGCAGCAACAGATGCAACAGCAGCAGTTGCTGCAGCTCCAGCAGCTGCTCCAGCAGTCCCCTCCGCAGGCCCCACTGCCCATGGCTGTCAGCCG GGGGCTCCCCCAGCAGCAACCCCAGCAGCAGCTTCTGAATCTCCAGGGCACCAACTCGGCCTCCCTCTTCAATGGTTCCATGCTCCAGAGAGCTTTGCTTCTGCAGCAGTTGCAAG GTAACCTCCGCAGCTACAGCCTGGCAACTCCGAACCTGACggcccccagcctcccagccccgCCGCTGGCCACCCCAAATCTGCAGCAGTTCTTTCCCCAGGCCACTCGGCAGTCTCTGCTGGGCCCCCCTCCTGTTGGGGTCCCCATAAACCCCTCCCAACTCAACCTTTCAGGGCGGACCCCCCAGAAACAGGCCCGGaccccctcctccaccacccctAATCGCAAG GATTCTTCTTCTCAGACGATGCCTGTGGAAGACAAGTCAGACCCCCCAGAGGGGTCTGAGGAAGCCACAGAACCCCAAACAGACACACCAGAAG ACCAAGATACCTCTCCCAGCCCAGATGGCATCACTAAGGAAAAAGGCACTCCAGCACCTGAGCCCGAGTCTTGTGAGGCATCTGAGCCACCAGCCAAGAGGTCAAAGAG CTCAGAGGGGCCCACAGAGAAGGGACCCCCAGGGCAGCTGCAGGCAAAGGTCCAGCCACAGGCCCGGATGACGGCACCGAAGCAGACACAGACCCCTGAGCTGCTGCCTGAGCCCCAGGAAGCCCGAGTGCAGCCACGTTTCCAGCCACGGGTTCTGCAGATCCAGGCCCAGGTGCAGCCACAGACTCAGCTACAGATGCCACCAGTGGATGTCCAGGTGCAGCCAAAGCTGCAGAAGCAGGCACAGACACAGACCTCTCCAGAGCACTTAGTGCTGCAGCAGGTGCAGCTGAAGCTGCAGAAGCAGGCAGAGCCACAGAAGCAGGTGCAGTCACAGATGCAGCCACAGGCACATTCAAAGCCCCCAAGGCAGGCTGAGCCACAGAAGCAGGTGCAGCCACAGATGCAGCCACAGGCACATTCACAGCCCCCAAGGCAGGCTCAGCCACAGCTGCAGAAGCAGGCACAGACGCAGACGTATCCACAGGCCCAGGCAGAAGCACAGCCAAGGGTTCAGCCACTGGAGCAGCCACGGGAGCAACCTCCAATGCAGTTGCCAGTGCAGCCACTGGACCAGACCCAGGGGCAGCCTCAGACCCAGTCACAGGTGTCATTGCCAGCATCAGAGCAAACACCGGTTCTGGTTCATTCCACAGTGCTGGAGACACCTCCTGACACAGTAGAAGCTAGAGCAG GCCTGGAGGAGGCCTCGCCGGAGCCAGCAGGTGCCCAGGTCAGCATGGAGGAGAGCCAGGAGGAGTTGACCAGTGGCCTGGATGTGGGAGAATGTgaaaaaagagcaagagagatGCTAGGG ATGTGGGGTGCTGGGGGCTCCCTGAAGGTCACCATCCTGCAGAGCAGTGACAGCCGGGCCTTCAGCACCGTCTCCCTCGCACCCGGGCCGCGTTCTGGGGACTCCACCTCCGCTGCCCCCGCCGCCGCCAGCGCGCCCTCTAAGCAGGCCCTCCAGTTCTTCTGCTACATCTGCAAGGCCAACTGCAGCAGCCAGCAG GAGTTCCAGGACCACATGTCGGGGGCCCAGCACCAGCAGAGGCTCGGGGAGATCCAGCATATGAGCCAAGCCTGCCTCCTGTCCCTGCTGCCTGTGCCCCGGGATGTCCTGGAGAGAGAGGACGA AGAGCCCCCACCGAGGCGCTGGTGCAACACCTGCCAGGTCTACTACGTGGGGGACCTGATCCAGCACCGCAGGACACAGGACCACAAG ATTGCCAAACAATCGCTGCGACCTTTCTGCACTATTTGCAACCGCTACTTCAAGACCCCCCGCAAGTTTGTGGAGCATGTGAAGTCCCAGGGGCACAAGGATAAAGTCAAGGAG CTGAAGATGCTTGAGAAGGAGATAGCTGGCCAAGATGAGGACCACTTCATCACGGTGGATGCCGTGGGCTGCTTTGAGGGTGATGAAGAAGAGGAGGACGACGATGACGAGGAAGAAGAAGAGATCGAGGTTGAGGAGGAATTCTGCAAGCAG GTGAGGTCCAGAGATATATCCATAGAGGAGTGGAAAGGCTCGGAGACCTACAGCCCCAACACCGCATATG GTGTGGACTTCCTGGTGCCCGTGATGGGGTATATCTGCCGCATCTGCCATAAGTTCTACCACAGCAACTCGGGGGCGCAGCTCTCCCACTGCAAGACCTTGGCCCACTTCGAGAACCTGCAG AAATACAAGAAGGCCAAgaaccccagccccacctccaggcctgtGAGCCGCCGGTGTGCGATCAATGCCCGCAACGCCTTGACTGCTCTGTTCACCTCTGGTGGCCGCCCGCCCAGCCAGCCCAGCGCCCAGGACACAGCAAAAACCTCCAGCAAGGTGACGGCCCGGCCCCCTCTACCTCAGCCCCCACTGCCCCGGCGCTCGACCCGCCTCAAAACCTGA